The genomic interval GGAAGTCCGTAGGTGTGGTGGTAAGCCCGCACGATGTGGTCACTCGCAGCCTTGGAGGCGGAGTATGGGCTGTTCGGGCAATGGGAATTCTTCTCGGTGAAAGCAGGATCCTCCGGAAGCAGAGATCCGTAGACCTCATCGGTCGAAACATGGAGAAAGCGAAAAGCCTTCGCCTTGTCCTCAGGAAGCTCCTTCCAGAACTTCCGAACCGCCTGCAGCATTCGCAGAGTTCCATTCACGTTGGTCTCGAAAAACGGTTCGGGGGAATCGATTGAGCGGTCGACGTGAGACTCAGCCGCAAAGTTCACAACGGCCGTGACGTCATACCCTTTCAGCAATCGAGAAACGCCTGCTTCATCACCGATACTACCTTCCACCAAGACGTAACGCGAATCTTCCTCCAAATCGGCCAGATTCGCCGGATTGCCCGCATAGGTCAGGGCATCAAGATTGACGACGGTGCCATCGAAACGGCCGTCCGAGAGGAGATAACGGACAAAATTGGACCCGATGAAACCGCATCCACCGGTGACGAGAATCGCTTGCTTGCTCATAAACCCATCATGCTTTGTCCGCAAAACGGGGAAACGCAAGTCCAAGAGTATCTTAAGCCGTCCCCTCCGAGGCGTCCGGCTCTTCGGCCGCCAATTGGCTCATCCATTCATCCCAAGTAGGCCAGGAACGAGCCAGCCCCTCACGAGCGAGTCGTTCGCGCAACTCCGGTTCCGTCAACAGATCGCGGATGCCGGCCGAAAGTTGGCCAGGATCTTCAACGCGCACCGTCCGGCATCCTCCCCCAGCCGC from Puniceicoccus vermicola carries:
- the rfbB gene encoding dTDP-glucose 4,6-dehydratase → MSKQAILVTGGCGFIGSNFVRYLLSDGRFDGTVVNLDALTYAGNPANLADLEEDSRYVLVEGSIGDEAGVSRLLKGYDVTAVVNFAAESHVDRSIDSPEPFFETNVNGTLRMLQAVRKFWKELPEDKAKAFRFLHVSTDEVYGSLLPEDPAFTEKNSHCPNSPYSASKAASDHIVRAYHHTYGLPVVTTNCSNNYGPFQFPEKLIPLMILNALEGKDLPIYGDGMNIRDWLYVEDHCSAIFEVLKKGRVGETYNIGGKCERPNIEIVDQICQILDEVSPREAGGSYQDQKIFVTDRPGHDRRYAVDATKIETELGWTPAETFETGIRKTILWYLENREWCEEINRRKYKRERMGTNV